In the Balaenoptera ricei isolate mBalRic1 chromosome 1, mBalRic1.hap2, whole genome shotgun sequence genome, GGACAGTGGAGGCTGGAGCTACAGTTGAAAGCACTGCATGTTAAGAGAGGGAGCAGAGCCTTCCTCCCAATGGAAAGTGTTTTTGtatataatgtattttttcacttttggGGGATTCTTTTTGTATAACTTCAATAAAGATTGTAAGCAAAGGTTGAggctttgatgatttttttttttcccccttaaatatTGGCTAAATGTGTGCCTTGGAGCACTCCGGGTTTTATATGGTGGCCAaaggtttttgtgggtttttgtttcctcctctgtgccgATCTCTGTGTTGGAAGTTCTAAACCAGATTCCTGTCTGTCTAATGTGGAGGTGATGAAATCAAGTGTGGCTGTAGGCCCTTATCTTCCAATGGTGCTATATTTTTTCCATCATAAATACTCTGAACCCAGCTGTCTTGCGAACTTTGAATGGTGCTCTCCCTGGACAGGGGCTATAAAAGACATGGTGAAGATCTTGCTCTTTGGTGCTGATACTGTTTGATGGACTTTGACTGTGAACTGATAACAGCTTCTAAGCCAGGCCTTAGGTGGCACCTGTCTTATCCACCTGTCTCCAACTGGGGCCATAATCCTGTCCTGgaaaaaagaactgaagaaaacTTGGGGCTGGGGAGCGGGGAGTGATCCTTGAGGAAACTGGTGTGCTAACTGTAGAAAATTGAGCTTTCTGGTTTGAAAGTGACTAAGGGAGTGATTGACTGATGGACACTCTGGATGTTGTTGGAAGAAAGAATCTGTGGGGAGAACTGGCTGGTTGAGTTATATttgttataacaaaatatcaaCAGTTGGAATTGTTAGTTGTCCACAGTTTTGACTTCttaaataaagatgctaaaaagcTCTTGGTCTCTGGACTTGTGTTTAAAGATCTTAAAGTGGGATCCTGGGCTGCCTGGAGCGTTTCAGTGGGATGTGGGGTTGAAAGGTGGATAATGGCTCAGCAATTCTGGCTGCCCAGCGTAAGGGTGCTGGTGCTTAGGGCACTGTTACTAAAGCCATCCCATTGGGCCCTCACTGATGTCCAGGGTGCAGGGCTAGTGTGAGACCCATGACTCGGCTGCCTCTGACCTGACCTTTAAGGAATTGCTATACACCAGGCAGTATTTGGATCTGAATTCCAAACAGTGCCTGCCCTCTACTACCTAAGGGGTTTAGTAATTCCAGCATTCACAGGGCTACTTTGCTGCACTGTACAGACAGCAGGTTAGAACCTGCGGTTTGAATATCCAATGTTGGAGGTGGAGGGAGCTCTTGACTACCAGGCCTTTGACCTTTGGCTGACACTGGGGTCTGGGGCCACGCCCAATATAACAATTCAGGTTTCACTTGTGACCATCCCCGCTGCCGGCAACTTGGGAGGAACATGACTGGGTTGTCTTTCTGTAAGTATATATGGCTACAGGAGCTCCCTGTTTCATGGTGAGCTTGAGAacctggaaggcttcctggacgATGTCCTGAAGAAGCTTGGATTTGGATAAAGAAGTGGGCGGTAAGATGCTTTAGCAAAAAAAACAGGAATGAGTTCATCAAGTTCCTTTAGCTGGATGAAAGACTGTCTCGAAGTCACCTTTCAGAGAATTTTCTTATATGCCAGGCAATACTGTAAATACCTGACATAcctgtttaatcctcacatcagTCTTTTTTACAAAAGGATAAGAAAGGCCAAGTACTTGTGGAAGGTTGTAGAGCTGTGATTGGAGCTCACGTTATGTGTTCAcatctgtattatttccttccaGACCCTCTGTCAGAACACGGAGTAGTAAAGCTGCAGATGGGAGAACAGGCCTCAGTCTAGGCCCCAGTCCTGTGCCTGTGAAGCTACTCATACGCCCATTCTTCTGGACTCAGAAAGCCAGTGGGGGTGGGTCAAAGCTGTGCTGAGGGCCCAAACCCTCTCTGTGCTTGACTCTGCCGCTGGTGGGGTTCTTCAGGAGGAGGGGGGTCAACAAAGCCAGCTGTTGGGGCCAGGGAGCTGGCCTCCAGTGAAGATGAGTTGGGCACCTGTGGAACAAGGAGAAGGTAGATCTTTAGCAAAAGGTTTATGTAGAGGTTAACAGCACAGGTTCTGGCATCAGACCACCTTAGAGTCAACTGCTTACTGTGAACCAAGTTAACCTTGTGCtctgattttcttatttgtttacacAGTAGTACATACCTAATAGGATATGTGAGAGTCACATGAGTTAATCCACAGAAAACATTTAGTAGTGGGTTGGCACATACATAGTGGTCAACAAATGCTGGTTATTAACCACATCAGCCACACCTGTGAGGTCCCCAGCTATAGTTGGGCCCTTACCAGAGGTGGGTACTGGTACTCGTGGGCACTTGCTGGATTGATCTCTGCCAGTGTCTGGACATCTGCATCTCTTGCATTCACCAGCCGCAGAAAGAGCTCGGCCTGACCTACCTGGGAAGAGGTGAAATGGTACTGCATCTGTACTGTGGAGGACCCAGTCCCCATCCTCCACACTCACCTGGGGAATCCCATTCAGCTGCCCAAGGCTAAGGCTGGGGTCCAGAGGAAGGGTCCGAAGTGGGAGACGCCAACGACCACTTAGCACCCTCTGCTCCCGGTCAAATAGCACCAGTGAGGCCCAGGCTTTTGGCTGTGGTGCCTTAGCCCATGCCAGCCCCTGCCAGGCCTGCAGCTCACAGACCAAGGATACTGATGGTGAGGGTGGTAGTCTAGAGCAACCAAAAACAGGTGTCAGGAGCCAGAAGTGGCTCTGCTCCCTTCCTAGGACTTGGCCCTCAGGGCCAGTGGCCCtgtatacagatgagaaaatgtagCAGAATGAGGGACAAGCCTCAATTGCGGCAAAAAGCGCCAACATCATAAATCCCCACCTACTGACCTGGGTATAGGCTGCCTGCTGGCAAGGATGGCACAGTTGCCCATGGGCCCAGGAGCTGGAGGTGGGGGCAAGCAAAGGGCTGGGGGCAACGCTGTGGTCCCTCCTGTATCCTGTCCATCTCGGGCCAAGCCAGTCATTAGTTGCACCCAAATCCAAGAAGCCTCAAGGCCCCGCAGGAAGTCATAGAAAATGACAAGGCCAGCCctaggaaacacaggccttaagtgCACACACACCCAAGTCCTCTCACCCTCCCAAACCCCAGCCAGTCCCCCCACCCTAGCTGGCCCTAGTGGGTCTCCTTAACCAGCAGTGGTGACCAAGTCACAGAGGATGTCAAAGGAGGGAGCAGGCCTCACCCAGGGTCGTAGGGTGCAGGGCCCAGAACGTCAGTTGTGGGCAGGAGGAAGTGTGGATCCAGGCCCAGGTTCCTGGTCATGGTTCCAGAAAGCTGCGACTGCAGGGGAAGAGTCAATTCCTCCAGAAAGCCTCCTAGGTGTTCTATGCTCCCCCAACCACACAGAGCAGAACTGCCCCTGTCCCAACCCCTGGGTCCTCACAGCCTTTTCAGCGCCACCCAAGAATAGGATGCCTGTGGAGTGTGGAAGCGGCGGCAGCGGGAGAGCCACTGGAGGCGGGAGCCTTGGGGGATCTTCCCTCCTCAGGCATGGGCTGGGATTGACCACAAGTCTCGGCTCCTCGTGCCCTAGGTGCAGGGGAAGAGTAGGGCGCCCTTGAGCAGGACGCGGCAAGTAACTGGGCTGCGGTACCCCTCCCCCAAGAGCCAAACAGACACCTGGAGATCGGCATGGACACGGACTGATGGGGCTCAGACACAGGTCTTATTCCCCGTGCATGGTGCCTCTAACCCCTTCCTCTGAGCCTGGCCTGCTGGCGAGGGCTAGGCGGGGTGGAATTGGGTGCTCACTGACCCCAGGGCACCCGGCCTGCACCCCTCTGCGTCTGCAAAGCCAGGATTTCTGCCTCCAGGCGCCGATTTTCAGCCTCCACTGCTAGAAGCTCCTTGAATGCGGCACCTGCCTGTCTTCCTGCGATTGAACAAGTTTGACCTGTCACCTCTGACAACTGGTGACCAGCTGCTCTGAGCAGCTCTCCAGCCTTAGGACTCTCTGGACAAGGCTGGACTTGTCGGCTAACATTCCAGGCACCCCCGCCAAGACAGGTGTTCTACCTCGGGTTTTTGCTCAAGTGGTTCCCAAGCCAAAGACGTCCTCCCTCATCGCCCTTTTCTCTCCCCAGGGCTAAGGCCCTCCTGGCTGGCCCCCTCATGTTCACCCCTGCGGGTCCGCGACCGCCGAAGCTCCAGAGCTGACGCCTCCACTTGTAACTGCCATATCCAGCCCAGAACGCCGGTGTCCCGGCCCCCGCCTCGAATGTAGGCCTCACGCAGGGCCCTAGGGAGTAGGGGACAAGAAGGCAGAAGCGTTTTTCCCGGATCGATCAGCGCTTTGCCCCGTGCCCGCCTCGGGGCTCGGATCTTACCCGATCTCCGCAGCCAGAGTCCCTGGGTTTGCCTGTAGCACTGGACCACAGAGTTCTGCCTCTCTTAAGGCGTTCAGCCGGGTCCTGGGGTGGAGGACGGCCGGCGCGGGGGCGGAATCAAGAACCTAGACCCAGGGCCTCCGGCAGCGCCGCCCCTTCCCGACCTCACTCGCGCGGCCTTCCAGCCGCGACCGGGCGCATACCTCGCGCGTCCAGCcgggccaggccccgcccccccgctccggccccgcccctccgccAGCCGGTGACTCGGAACTCCTGGGATCCGGCTCGTCGGCCTCACCCGGGGTTGGCCTGTAGTTGCTGAACGTGCGCCCCTAACTCCTCTAGAGCACCCCGCGTTCGCCCGGCCTCTGCCCGGAGTTCTCGGAGCTCCCGCTCCAGGCTGAATATGCGTGATTTCCCGTCCCGGGTCCAAGCCAAACCTTGGAGGTGCCGGCTCAGTTCTGAGGGGGTAAGAGATCAAATCAGAACGGGTCGGGCGACCTCaagccaagggggagggtgggccCTTGTCCCCCTCTTTTCCCTTACCCTCGCCGCGTCGCTCGAGGGCACAGCTCTGTGCCTTGATCTCTGCCAACCGCCTTGCGCGAGTCCGGTGCAGCGCCCGCAGCCGCTCGCCGGGGCTCCCAGCAGCCTCGTAGTTGGGACCCTGAGTCGGTGCCTCTGACCGCCTCCAGGGCCCCTGTGACCCGCTGGGGACCTCTGTTATGCTGGGTCGCATTTCCTGCAGATACAGCCGCAGCCGCTGCACCTGGAGGTAACAGTAACCCGCAATCTCTATGTTGGGGTAATCTGACCCACACGTGATCTATAGGTTTGGGGGGGATGCTCAGTGGGGAAATCCAGGTGTACCTCATCTGTTAGCCTCTTCAGAGCCGATTTGCTGGCCTCCTGGTCTGGGAGGCCCTGGTGTTCTTGTGGCACAACCTGGGTACAGGGTGTGGGGTGAGGAATCCTCTGAGAGTTGCAATCACTTCAGTACCCTCTCATGGCCATGGAGGAGGCCCTTACCCTGGGTACCCGTGGTTCAGTGGCTATTGGGGGCTGTTCTCCAACTGTCAGCTCCCGGGGCTGACGGCCAATGCAGAAGCGCTGAGTGTGGGTGGCCAGCAGGGCCCAGGAACGGAAAACCATGTCACAGGACCCACAGGGCAGGAGCCCTGGTTCCCTGGAGTGGGAGGCCATGGGATGGGACTCCTTTCCTGATACCAGCCAAGACCTGCAGAAGACAGGACAGAGGggcagaggaaagggaaaggaggaTGAAACAGCCAAAGGCAGAGAGGAAAGGCCAGGTTTACCGGGTCAAGTTTATGTTTGGGGAGGAGCTAAAGCTCCCTGGGCAACAACCTCAGGTCTGGGCAGGTCTGGAGAGTGAGCGGGAAGGCTTGGTCACCTTAGGGAGGAGCCCCTGGCTTGAAAAAGATGTCATGAAATCTGTTCCACCTCATTGCATGAGTATGGGCAAGTCTCTAACACCACACCTTGGTTTTCTTGCCTATATTAATAAAGGGGAGCAAAGAGCTGCCTCCTAAACTAGCTGAGCCCATATCACATACTCcgtcttggttatttaatagcctCTGGCAGGGAGGTGTCATCTTGTTCGTTCTAGTTTTGCCCAACTGGACGTAACCCAAGTTAGTGTCATTCTCCATTCCAAGGAATACCTGAGAGAGGAGGCATTCTGCCTGGAAACCATGTCTTTCCCGTAGACTAAAAGCTTTTCCTTGCACGGTGCCTCTCTGGAAGTAACATCTTTTGCATAACCAAGTCACACCAAGGCTCCCTAACTCCTAGTTCCTGCCCCTAGGCACCGCCCTGCCGCCCCCCCCCAAGATAATCAACACAGCCGAAGGAATGAAAGTTCTGGGAAAACACAATGAATCAGAAGAGGGAATCAAATACAGAAAGGTAGCTCTTCACTCAGGACTAGCCAGCGGCCACACAGGCCCCATTCCTGCTGACCAGATTTCCCTGCCACCCCCCCCAAATATATGAATCCAACAGACGCAGGAGCTCTGACCTAGCCCCATGTTTCTAAACAAGGCAGGTAGTGGTGCCCCCGCTCCCAGGTATGTTAAGGCCAAGCTATGACTAGCAGCAGGTTACAAAGTGTTTCAAAGTATGTAATCTCAATTGTCCAGCTCAATTCCAAGTGGAAAAGAGgtacatttttagaaatttgttCTGAGAAAGCTACTAAGTGGCAAGCTGAAGACCAAACATACAGGATATCTCTATGTCAACCTACTTCTCATTTCCAGTTTATAGTTCATTTTATAGTATTTCATTGATCCTATGatgcattttttcatattttaacactAAAATCAGGATTCACAATTAATGGAGTGTCATAACTGTCAAGTTTTCTTATTAGTACATAAAGTGTCTTAAAATAGATATACTCAATGAAATATGATATAGTTCTTTCTGTTCTATCTCAACCACCATTTCCACAGTTCACATGTGGACTGCTTATACTACTAGCAGGAGAGACTACAGTACGTTATGGCACATAAGGTCTCTGCCTTCCTAGCCTTCAGAATCTAGCAATTATCATGCTGGTTTCTCTACCTCTAGTCTCTACCCCTTCTGGAGCC is a window encoding:
- the CCDC17 gene encoding LOW QUALITY PROTEIN: coiled-coil domain-containing protein 17 (The sequence of the model RefSeq protein was modified relative to this genomic sequence to represent the inferred CDS: inserted 2 bases in 1 codon); the encoded protein is MASHSREPGLLPCGSCDMVFRSWALLATHTQRFCIGRQPRELTVGEQPPIATEPRRIPHPTPCTQVVPQEHQGLPDQEASKSALKRLTDEVQRLRLYLQEMRPSITEVPSGSQGPWRRSEAPTQGPNYEAAGSPGERLRALHRTRARRLAEIKAQSCALERRGEELSRHLQGLAWTRDGKSRIFSLERELRELRAEAGRTRGALEELGAHVQQLQANPGTRLNALREAELCGPVLQANPGTLAAEIGALREAYIRGGGRDTGVLGWIWQLQVEASALELRRSRTRRGRQAGAAFKELLAVEAENRRLEAEILALQTQRGAGRVPWGHEEPRLVVNPSPCLRREDPPRLPPPVALPLPPLPHSTGILFLGGAEKASQLSGTMTRNLGLDPHFLLPTTDVLGPAPYDPGAGLVIFYDFLRGLEASWIWVQLMTGLARDGQDTGGTTALPPALCLPPPPAPGPMGNCAILASRQPIPRLPPSPSVSLVCELQAWQGLAWAKAPQPKAWASLVLFDREQRVLSGRWRLPLRTLPLDPSLSLGQLNGIPQVGQAELFLRLVNARDADVQTLAEINPASAHEYQYPPLVPNSSSLEASSLAPTAGFVDPPPPEEXPTSGRVKHREGLGPQHSFDPPPLAF